In Dromiciops gliroides isolate mDroGli1 chromosome 4, mDroGli1.pri, whole genome shotgun sequence, one DNA window encodes the following:
- the SUMO3 gene encoding small ubiquitin-related modifier 3, whose protein sequence is MSEEKPKEGVKTENDHINLKVAGQDGSVVQFKIKRHTPLNKLMKAYCERQGLSMRQIRFRFDGQPINETDTPAQLEMEDEDTIDVFQQQTGGVC, encoded by the exons GAAGGAGTGAAAACGGAGAATGATCACATCAACCTGAAGGTAGCCGGGCAGGATGGGTCAGTGGTCCAGTTCAAAATTAAGCGGCACACACCTCTGAACAAATTAATGAAGGCCTATTGTGAGAGACAG ggCTTGTCAATGAGACAGATTCGATTCAGGTTTGATGGACAACCGATTAATGAGACGGATACCCCCGCACAG CTGGAGATGGAAGATGAAGACACGATCGATGTGTTCCAGCAGCAGACGGGGGGAGTGTGTTAG